In the Malania oleifera isolate guangnan ecotype guangnan chromosome 1, ASM2987363v1, whole genome shotgun sequence genome, one interval contains:
- the LOC131148383 gene encoding uncharacterized protein LOC131148383, which yields MLLTEYDITYVTRKAIKRSIIAEYLTKRAMEDYQPIEFEFPDQDIDSITQEVEDLEKWMMLFDRGVNVWGHGIGAMLISPEGKHYPVVAKLVFPCTNNIAEYEACMQGLQVAMDRGIKRLMVRGDSALVIHQLIEEWETRDAKLVPYREYIQEMTEGFDSISFFHMPSENNVIPDALATLESLFKVEEGVEIEPI from the coding sequence ATGTTGCTGACCGAGTACGACATTACTTATGTCACTAGGAAAGCCATCAAGCGTAGTATCATTGCGGAATACCTGACAAAGAGGGCAATGGAGGACTACCAACCTATAGAGTTCGAGTTCCCAGACCAAGACATTGACTCCATAACCCAAGAAGTAGAAGACCTTGAAAAATGGATGATGTTGTTTGACAGGGGAGTCAATGTTTGGGGACACGGAATAGGAGCTATGCTCATATCACCGGAAGGGAAACATTATCCTGTGGTAGCCAAGCTCGTCTTTCCTTGCACTAACAACATAGCAGAATACGAGGCTTGTATGCAGGGATTGCAGGTTGCTATGGATCGGGGTATCAAGAGATTAATGGTAAGAGGAGACTCAGCCTTGGTCATTCACCAGCTGATCGAGGAATGGGAGACTCGCGATGCCAAACTGGTACCGTATCGAGAGTACATCCAAGAGATGACCGAAGGATTTGATAGTATTAGTTTCTTCCATATGCCGAGTGAGAACAATGTGATTCCTGATGCATTAGCTACACTAGAATCTTTGTTCAAGGTAGAAGAAGGGGTGGAGATTGAACCTATTTAG